In the genome of Oncorhynchus clarkii lewisi isolate Uvic-CL-2024 chromosome 4, UVic_Ocla_1.0, whole genome shotgun sequence, one region contains:
- the LOC139407096 gene encoding gap junction alpha-1 protein-like: MGDWSALGRLLDKVQAYSTAGGKVWLSVLFIFRILVLGTAVESAWGDEQSAFKCNTQQPGCENVCYDKSFPISHVRFWVLQIIFVSTPTLLYLAHVFYLLRIEQKINRKEEGLKTIQNDGGDVDVPLKKIELKKLKHGLEEHGKVKMKGALLRTYIVSIFFKSIFEVGFLVIQWYIYGFSLAAVYTCERSPCPHRVDCFLSRPTEKTVFIIFMLVVSLVSLVLNVIELFYVTFKRIKDRVKGKQPPVHYPGTGTLSPTPKDLSTTKYAYYNGCSSPTAPLSPMSPPGYKLATGERTNSVRNYNKQANEQNWANYSTEQNRLGHNGSTISNSHAQAFDFPDDTQESKKLTPGHELQPLALMDPRPCSRASSRMSSRPRPDDLDV, translated from the coding sequence ATGGGTGACTGGAGTGCTTTGGGGAGGCTACTGGACAAGGTTCAGGCTTACTCCACGGCTGGAGGGAAGGTGTGGctctctgtcctcttcatcttcaGGATCCTGGTGCTGGGAACCGCTGTGGAGTCTGCCTGGGGGGACGAGCAGTCCGCCTTCAAGTGCAACACCCAGCAACCTGGTTGTGAGAATGTGTGTTACGACAAATCCTTTCCTATATCACATGTACGGTTCTGGGTGCTACAGATTATCTTTGTCTCGACGCCGACTCTTCTCTACCTTGCCCATGTGTTCTACCTGTTGCGAATAGAGCAGAAGATTAACCGCAAAGAGGAAGGGCTAAAAACCATCCAGAATGACGGAGGCGATGTGGACGTACCTCTGAAGAAGATTGAGTTAAAAAAGCTCAAGCATGGGCTGGAGGAGCATGGGAAGGTTAAGATGAAGGGAGCCCTCTTGAGAACCTACATCGTCAGCATTTTCTTTAAGTCCATCTTTGAGGTGGGCTTCCTGGTCATACAGTGGTACATTTACGGCTTCAGCTTGGCCGCTGTCTACACCTGTGAGAGGTCCCCCTGCCCCCACAGAGTAGACTGTTTCCTCTCCAGACCCACTGAGAAAACCGTCTTCATCATCTTCATGCTGgtggtctctctggtctccctgGTTCTGAATGTCATTGAGCTCTTCTACGTGACGTTCAAGAGGATCAAAGACCGCGTGAAGGGGAAACAACCGCCCGTCCACTACCCTGGCACTGGGACATTAAGCCCCACTCCCAAGGATCTGTCCACCACTAAGTATGCCTACTATAATGGCTGTTCCTCTCCCACTGCCCCCTTGTCACCCATGTCACCCCCGGGGTACAAGCTGGCCACTGGGGAGAGAACCAACTCTGTTCGCAACTACAACAAGCAAGCCAACGAGCAAAACTGGGCCAACTACAGCACGGAGCAGAACCGCCTGGGCCATAATGGCAGCACCATCTCCAACTCCCATGCACAGGCCTTTGACTTCCCTGACGACACCCAGGAGAGTAAGAAACTGACCCCAGGGCACGAGCTGCAGCCGTTGGCCCTGATGGACCCCAGGCCCTGCAGTCGAGCCAGCAGTCGCATGAGCAGTCGGCCAAGGCCAGACGATCTAGATGTCTAG